Proteins from a genomic interval of Papaver somniferum cultivar HN1 chromosome 4, ASM357369v1, whole genome shotgun sequence:
- the LOC113274034 gene encoding thioredoxin H2-2-like, with the protein MGSFFSSLVTPPPGSTSESSRVQAFHSSSEWKNHFNSVKGSNQLMVIDFTATWCGPCKFMAPVFSELSERFPDAIFVKIDVDELPDVSREFGVQAMPTFILLKQGKEVDKIVGAKKDELERKVALHCQN; encoded by the exons ATGGGATCGTTTTTTTCATCATTGGTTACTCCGCCTCCTGGTTCAACTTCTGAGTCTTCAAGAGTCCAAGCTTTTCACTCTTCAAGTGAATGGAAAAATCACTTCAACTCTGTCAAAGGCTCTAATCAACTG ATGGTGATTGATTTCACTGCAACTTGGTGTGGACCGTGTAAATTCATGGCACCAGTCTTCAGTGAATTGTCTGAGAGATTCCCAGACGCCATCTTCGTCAAAATCGATGTTGATGAATTACCAGATGTATCAAGAGAATTTGGGGTACAAGCTATGCCAACCTTTATTCTATTGAAACAAGGTAAAGAAGTTGATAAGATTGTTGGGGCTAAAAAAGATGAACTTGAAAGGAAGGTTGCACTGCACTGTCAAAACTAA